A region of the Gemmatimonadota bacterium genome:
GGACTGTTGTTCTGAGTGAGGAATGGCGGGAGATCTGGTGGGGAAATCGAATGTACACAATCCGCGTGTTAAACAGCGCGGCGACGCTGGCTTTTACGCGGCTTTTGGGTGGGCAAGATCACTATGGTGAGAAGGCGAAAGAACTGCTGCTGGCGTGTGCCCAATGGGATCCCCTGGGGGCGACGGGTTATCGATATAATGATGAAGCGGGTATGCCCTACAACTACTATTTTTGTCGCACTTATACGTTTGTGAACGATTTGTTGAGCGAAGAAGAGCGCGATGTATGCCGGGCGGTGATGAAGGTACAGGGGCAGGAGATGTACGATCATCTGGCGACTGAGATGCGCTATTTGTGGCATCCTTATGGCAGTCATGCTGGTCGCGCCTGGCATTTTTTGGGTGAGATTGGCGTGGCGTTTTTGGATGAGATTCCCGAGGCGGAGGAGTGGGTGTGGTTCGCTATGAATGTGTTTGGCGCCGTGTATCCCGCGTGGTGCGATGAGGATGGTGGTTGGCACCAGGGATTGCAATACTGGGCGAGTTATGTTCAGCGCTTTACGTGGTGGGCGGATATCATGCAGGCGGCAATGGGGATTGATGCGTACTGCAAACCGTATTTTGCACGCGCTGGCGATTTTCCGATGTATTTTCAGCCTCCCGGTACGCGAGGGGGTGGCATAGGCGATTTGACGACGATGAGAACGTCGGATCAGAATTGCGATTTGATGCGCACGCTGGCGGCTCAGGCGCGCAATCCATACTGGCAGTGGTATGTGGATATGCACCCTGAGAAAGTGAAAGAGGAGACGAGAGAGCGTCGGTTGGATGCCGTGGGTGCTGGTCAGTCGCTCTATATCGATTTTGTGCGGGGTGCGTTGCCAGAAGTGCATGCAAAAGCACCGGTGAGTTTGCCTTCCTCAAAATGTTTTCGCGGCACGGGGTTGGTGGCGATGAATTCAGATTTGAGGGATGGGAAAAACAATGTGTCGGTCATTTTTAAAAGCAGTCCATTGGGATCACAGAGTCACGGGTTTGACGCGCAAAATTCGTTTTCGCTATTTGCTTTTGGCGAGCGTTTATTGATCCACACAGGGGAGCGCGATATTCACGGCAGCGACCACCACAAGAATTGGATGCACCATACAAAGTCGGTCAATTGCATTGGTGTAAATGGCGAGAGTCAGTTGCGCAACCAGGCTGCGGCAATGGGTGAAATTCTGGATTTTCAAACGTCGGATGTATTTGATTATGTGGTTGGCGAAGCCGCCCCGGCCTATGGGGGAAAGCTGAAAAAATTTATGCGGCATATTTTGTTTGCCAAACCCGATGCGGTGGTGATTTACGATACGGTGGTGGCACCTGAGGCTTCGATATTTCAGTATTATTTGCACGCTGAAACGGAGATGGATATCGAGGGACAGACGCTAAAAATCACAACGGGTGGCGCGGGCTGTGTGGTGTCTCTGCTACGTCCAAAAAATTTGAAAATCAGTCAGACCGATCAGTTTGATCCTCCGCCGAGGGAACGCGTTCAACTCAGAGAGTATCACGTGACGGCTGAGACGACGATACCTCAGGAAGAGGCCACATTTATCGCGGTATTGCGACCGCACAGGACGGGGGATGTGCCCGAAGGCGATCCGGTTCTGATGGATGATGGAACGCTGATGGTGCCGTTGTCCGATGGGGAGTTGAAGGTTTGGGTGGGTGAGACATTGCGCGCGGAGAAAAGTGATCAAAGCGGTGCTGTGCTGGCAACATTGTGTTGAGCCTCGCAGACCTCTGTGTAGAAGAGGGTGAGAGATGGATGAAATACGCATTGGCATTGCCGGGTTGGGCCGTCGTTCCCAGCACTGGATCCGTACCTTGCTAAAGATACCGGGCTACCGCATTACGGCACTCTGCGACTGGATTGAACCGCTGCACGAGCGGGCGCTATCTCTGATCGATTACCGGAACGATGTCGTGGTGTTCAGCGACTACGAGGATTTTCTGGCCTATGAGGGTATGGACGCGGTCGGTCTGGTCGTCCGCAGGAAGGATCAGGGGGCGATGGCGGCGCAGGCTCTGGAGGCGGGAAAGCATGTGAATATGGAGGTGCCCGCTGCACATACAATGGAGGACTGCTGGCGGATTGTGACTGCGGCGGAGCGCACGGGGCGGGTTTATCAGCTTGCTGAACAGACGCGTTATTGGGGGTTTGTCGATGCCTGGCGGGACATGGTAGCAGAGGGACGATTGGGACAGGTTACCTATTGCGAGGGGCAGTATATTGGCTATTACGGCACGCGCCAGTTTTTTCAGGATTATAAGACAGGCGAGCAGTACAGCGTGGAAGAGCTTTCGGCGCACCCGGATGCAGAGCCTACGTGGCTGCATGTGATGCCGCCGATTCACTATCTTCCGCACGAGTTGAGTCCGATGCTGAAAGTTCTGGATGATCGGGTCGTCGAGGTAACGGCGATGAGTACCGGGTCGCCCAGCTATTCGCATCCAGAGATCGATCAACCAGATATTCAGGTCGCATTGATGAAGACGGAGAAGGACAGGCTGTTGCGGATGGCGACCGGATTTACACAGAAAATTCCGAGCCGCAGAGGACATCACTGGTATCAGATCATCGGGACGAGAGGGTGCGTGGAGTGGAAGCGATCGGAAGAGGGACGTCCCCTGATGTGGCTGGCGGATTCCCAGATGCACGATCTGGCTGAAGTAGATTGGAAGTTCGAGCGTACGGATGCGCCTTTAGAAGCGCAAGGCAGCGGTCACGGGGATGCAGACTATTACGTCCACACCGCTTTTTGGAATGCCGTTGTTGGAAATAAACCTCTGGAATTCGATGTTTACAGGGCAATGGAGACGGCGGCACCTGCGGTTCTGGCTGCGGAGTCCATTGCCCGGGGAACCGAGTTGATGAAAGTTCCCGTTTTTCGTCCGAATGAGATGCGATCTTCCGGGCAGATGCCAGAAGGAGTCTGAGCATGCGTGTCGGCATCTTATCTGACGGACCAGATCTTTCGTCTTACCTCGCAGAGATGTTCAATACGTGGGGATTGGTCCTGTACGAGATGGTGGGACCGGATCGGATTTCGAAATTGGATCCCGAAGATATGCCAGTGGTGGTTTGCCCTGCGTCTCAAGGTAGTCATCCTCTGGTTGATTACGCGCGCCGGGGTGGAACGGTGATTTGCTTTCTTCCCGAAGGTCCTCTGGCCGAGGCAGCCGGGCTTGTGTATGAGGGGGAAAAGGAAACGCCACTGCGGCTGCGCGTTACCGCGTACCCGGCTGCGGGCATGGCGGGAGAGCGATTTCCAATTGTGGGTCGTGCGAAGAATTACAGCCCTGCACCTGAGGTTCAGGTGTTGGGCTATTTTTCATATACAGACCGCTATAAAGGAGAAAGTGTCGGGATTACAGAAACTGTGGTCGGGCGAGGGAGGATCGTGGCGTTCGCGTTTGATCTGGCTCTTTGTGTCCTGTTGCTGCGGCAGGGCGATCCGAACCGCGCCGAGGTGATTCCCGAGGGTACCGGATGCGCTCGTCCGTCCAGCATGGCGATCGATATCGGGCCTCTGGACTCTGGCTGGGTCCCCTTTGCCGATCTGCTTTCCAGACTACTTGTAGATACGGTGCGGCGCTATCTGCCGGGTCCTGTGCCGCTCCTGTCGCATCTGCCGGGGACAGCACCCGGCATCCTCCTTTATTCCGGTGATGAAGATAATGCGGATGTGGCGAGCAATAATGCGGAATTCGAGTGTGTGGCAGCCGCAGGCGGGCGCATGAATCTCTACATTATTCCGAACCGGACCCAATCTGCGGTGCCGGACGTGGAGAGGTACCGCGTTCAGCACGATGTGGGACCGCATCCGAATCTCCGACCGCTGGACGGGTGCTCTATATCAGAACGTCTAACAGAGTTCGAGCGACAGATCCGGATGTTTCAGGATCGGTTTGATACGCCCGCGCGGTCCCTGCGGAATCACTGCACAGCATGGGCCGGATATCTGGAACCGGTTGAGGTCATGGAGAAAATGGGCGTGGGTATGGATGGGAATTATTTTTCCGGGACCTATGGATACAGCCGTGAAGATGCACCGTATGCTGCGTTTGGAGGCGCTATGCCGATGCGTTTCTGCTGGCCAGATGGCCGGGTGCTCAATGTCTTCCAGCAGCATACGCAGCTTGCAGACGATATTATGTTCGGGACAGCAGATTATTCCTACCGGCTATCTCCGCAGGTTTTTGCCGCTATGCTGGACCGGATTTTCGCGGATATCGAGACCCGCTTTCACACGCCCTATGGCGTGTGCATCCACCCCGGCAACTGGGTGAGGTTTTCGCGGCCGCAAGGACGGGAATTGCTTCGCCAGGCGAACGAGAGGCGATTCCCTATCTGGTCTTTCGACCAGTGGCTGGCGTTTTGGGAGGTGCGCGATACGTGGCGGTTCAACGGGATGGCCCGGCAGGGATGCAGATTGCAATTTGCGATTGAGGGAGAAAGATCACACGACGCGCTCTGTCTTGCGATTCCAATGAGAGACTTGGAGACATCTCTTGTCGAAATCAAACTGGACGGGGTGCGTGCAGAGTGGCAGACGGTCCGCCGATACGGGGAAGACCTCGCGCTTGTGCCTGTACCGGTTGGGGCAAGGGCTATATCGGTTAGTGTTATGTATGGAAGCGTATGAAGTCCTGTTACTGAAGGAGGAAATCACATGCGTTTTGGAATTGGCCGCAGGGATATTACCCCGCCGCTTTACACGCACATGCACGGGTACGCAGCAAGGCGAGATACGAACGATGGGGTGAACGATCCCCTGACATTTACAGCGATTGTGATGGAGGAGGGAGGCCGGCGCGCACTATTGGGTGCTGCGGACATTTGCACATTTCCGAATGACGGGAGCGTGCTTGACTTTCTGAAGCAAGTTGGGAAAGCGATTGGATGTCCGGCGGCCAACGTGATGCTCAATGCCTCGCACACCCATGGAGGACCGAGGATACCGGGTTCTTCTCGGTATTGGAGAGACTTTCCTTCGCGAACAGTAGAGGATTACAGAGATCAGCTCTACGCGCAGGTACTGGAGGCCGCCCGCGAGGCTGCGGATAATCTGATGGAAGGGAGCCTCTGGTATGGGGAGGGGAAGACGCGGCTGCCGATGAATCGGCGTCCGGAGCGGGATGGCCGGGTTGTGAATGCGCCGAATCCGGACGGACCGGTGGACGATCGGATGCAGCTTCTGCTTTTCAGAAAGGCCACGGGAGAAGCGGCGGCGGTCGGGGTCAAGGTATCCTGCCATCCAGTTGCCACAGGTGCGCAACATTTGATCACAGCAGATTGGCCGGGGGCATGGCGTGCGGCGTTTTCCAATGTGTTTGGTCCTGATGTGATCCCGTTTTTCCTGCAAGGGGCGGGTGCAGATGCACGCCCTCGACATGTGGCCGAAGGAGACCACTGGCGGGCGATGAAGCACGCCGAACTCGCTAAGATTGGCGATGAACTGCTGGCTGAGACCCTGGCGATCCTCACAGGAATGAATCTCCGTCCGATAGATAATCTGACGCTGCAAGGGAAGATTAACGTTGTGCAGGCTCCATGTGAGAAGCAATATACTACTCGCGAACAACTCGAATCTTTGAAGGGTGAAGGCGGACTTCTGCAGCAGTATGCGAAAGCGGGTCTGGAGCGTCTGGATATGGGAGAAGAGATTCCTGATCAGGTGGCGTTTCAGGTTCAGACGCTGTGGTTGAACCGGGATCTGGCTTTGATCGGTCTGGATGTAGAGCCGCTTTGTGGCCTGGCGAGGACAGTTGAGGAGATAGTTGCGCCAGCGCAGGCGGTTCTTCTGGGATATACGAATGGCTGTGTTGGTTATACCCCTGATACAGAGGAGATGAAGCGCGGGGGGTACGAGACCGGTAGCTATCTGCCCAAGTTATGGTCCGGGCCATTGAAGCCGGGTCTTGAAGATCTGTTTGCGAGTGCTGTTGTTCTCCATGCGGGAAATTAGAAATCTGTGTCAGATAGGAGAAATGACCGATGAAGATCACTGAGGTGGAACCCATCCTGCTCACGGTTGATATGCCGGAAGAGCATCCTTTGCGATGGTCGGGAGGAGAAACAGACAGCGTAAACTGCGCGCTGGTGCGGGTGCATACCGACGAAGGCGTCACCGGTCTGGGAGATTGCTACGGGTCCGGGTTTGTCGCGGGTGAGGCCACGGCTGAATTATTTCGTCTGTTCGGGCAGTTTCTCCAGGGCAAAGATCCGAGAGATGTGGCCGGGTGTTACGAGATGATGTACCGCCGCATTCTGTACTGGGGTCGGTCCGGGTTGGCGGTGGCAGCGGCCAGTGCGGTCGAGAACGCCCTGTGGGATATTGCGGGGAAAGCGGCCAGCGTGCCGGCATATCGCCTGCTGGGAGGGTTGTGCCACGAGAAGCTGCCAATTTATGCCAGCGGGGGCCTGGAGCAGCCTCTGGAGGATCTGAAAGCAGAGATGAGGTCACACCGTGAGGCGGGGTTTCGAGCTGTGAAGATGCGGATTGGCGTGAATCGTGAACACGATCTGGAACGGGTGGCCGCGTGCAGGGAAGTGCTGGGACCTGAGGTGAAGTTGATGGCGGACGCGGTGATGGGACACAATCCGGATCCGTGGACAGCGGCGGAAGCGGTGCGGATAGCAAAGGCTTTGGAGCCTTACGATCTATTCTGGCTGGAGGAGCCTTGTTTTGCTGCGGACTACGAGGGCTATGCCCACGTCCGCCGAAATACCTGTATTCCCATTTCGGGCGGTGAGAGTTCGTGCATGCGGTATGAGTTCAAACATTTTTTTGAGCGGCAGGCATTGGATGTGGCCCAGCCGGATGCGTGCCAGGCAGGGGGCATCTTAGAGTGTATGAAGGTGGCTGCGATGGCTGACGCCTATGGTGTAAAAGTGGCGCCCCACGCCTGGGGGACTTCGATCACGGTCGCAGCCAACCTGGCCTGGGCATTTGTCACGCCCAATACCGTGCTTGCCGAGTATCCGACCTGGCATTTCCCGCTCACAGACGCGCTATTTGTGGAAAAACCGCGGATTGAAGACGGGATGGTTTATCCTCCAACAACGCCTGGACTGGGAGTAGAACTTCCAAAAGAACTGGAAGAAGAGTACCGGTACCGACCAGAAGCATCCAGGCTGGATATGCGGAGAGAAAGAGAATGAAATTCGGTACTGATGAAGGACGCCTGATCGAGCAATGGAGCGTTGATGGCGGGGAATACGTGATGCGCACAGCACGCTGGAGCGATCTGGCATCCTATGGAGCGATGCACCGCGAGCTGTATAAGGAGCAGGTGATGGCGAGTTCCAGGAACGCCGATACCCGGGTCGCAGGAGAAGAACTCGGCAGGAGACTTACGGACATGGCCTGCGGCACAGGTGTGCTGCTGGTCGTGGATACAGATGGGCGGATCGTGGGAGAGGGAACGCTTCAGCACTCTAACGGGGACGGTTCGATTACCCTGGGGCTACTGATTCTCAAAGATTTTCGAGATAAGGGGATCGGCAGGCGGCTGATGGGTGCGTTAGAAAGCGAGGCGCGCCGACTCGGCAAACAGCGGATTGATCTGACGGTTTGGAGTGCCAACGAGCGCGGTTACCACCTCTATACCAGCATGGGCTATCGAGAAATCGGGCGGTTTCCGGATTGGATCCGCTCGGATATTGCGCCGGATGGGACATCAGACCTCGTGTGGATGTTGAAGGATCTGTAGATTTGCAGGATTAGAAAATCGTAGATAAACAAAAAGGGGAGGCAATGTCTAAGAAAGGCTATCGGGTGGACTGCCACACACACCTCTGGCGCTATCCGGGCGAGTTGACCGACGAATTGGCGCGCG
Encoded here:
- a CDS encoding mandelate racemase/muconate lactonizing enzyme family protein, encoding MKITEVEPILLTVDMPEEHPLRWSGGETDSVNCALVRVHTDEGVTGLGDCYGSGFVAGEATAELFRLFGQFLQGKDPRDVAGCYEMMYRRILYWGRSGLAVAAASAVENALWDIAGKAASVPAYRLLGGLCHEKLPIYASGGLEQPLEDLKAEMRSHREAGFRAVKMRIGVNREHDLERVAACREVLGPEVKLMADAVMGHNPDPWTAAEAVRIAKALEPYDLFWLEEPCFAADYEGYAHVRRNTCIPISGGESSCMRYEFKHFFERQALDVAQPDACQAGGILECMKVAAMADAYGVKVAPHAWGTSITVAANLAWAFVTPNTVLAEYPTWHFPLTDALFVEKPRIEDGMVYPPTTPGLGVELPKELEEEYRYRPEASRLDMRRERE
- a CDS encoding DUF4962 domain-containing protein; amino-acid sequence: MALTIDERPAQPGEWGFRPENVTTEETPPAFVWCPQENAASYDIQCARVADFSEIAYEVRGLTYTVHRPAEVFESGQWYWRFRFVDRGGKVSDWSSGRAFVIDQNANALLLPKRSELIGRIPKSHPRLFVRPEDLDGLRARARGDLKPIYDDLVATCEDILADMPSTKEPPLYPEGTVVLSEEWREIWWGNRMYTIRVLNSAATLAFTRLLGGQDHYGEKAKELLLACAQWDPLGATGYRYNDEAGMPYNYYFCRTYTFVNDLLSEEERDVCRAVMKVQGQEMYDHLATEMRYLWHPYGSHAGRAWHFLGEIGVAFLDEIPEAEEWVWFAMNVFGAVYPAWCDEDGGWHQGLQYWASYVQRFTWWADIMQAAMGIDAYCKPYFARAGDFPMYFQPPGTRGGGIGDLTTMRTSDQNCDLMRTLAAQARNPYWQWYVDMHPEKVKEETRERRLDAVGAGQSLYIDFVRGALPEVHAKAPVSLPSSKCFRGTGLVAMNSDLRDGKNNVSVIFKSSPLGSQSHGFDAQNSFSLFAFGERLLIHTGERDIHGSDHHKNWMHHTKSVNCIGVNGESQLRNQAAAMGEILDFQTSDVFDYVVGEAAPAYGGKLKKFMRHILFAKPDAVVIYDTVVAPEASIFQYYLHAETEMDIEGQTLKITTGGAGCVVSLLRPKNLKISQTDQFDPPPRERVQLREYHVTAETTIPQEEATFIAVLRPHRTGDVPEGDPVLMDDGTLMVPLSDGELKVWVGETLRAEKSDQSGAVLATLC
- a CDS encoding GNAT family N-acetyltransferase, translating into MKFGTDEGRLIEQWSVDGGEYVMRTARWSDLASYGAMHRELYKEQVMASSRNADTRVAGEELGRRLTDMACGTGVLLVVDTDGRIVGEGTLQHSNGDGSITLGLLILKDFRDKGIGRRLMGALESEARRLGKQRIDLTVWSANERGYHLYTSMGYREIGRFPDWIRSDIAPDGTSDLVWMLKDL
- a CDS encoding Gfo/Idh/MocA family oxidoreductase, whose translation is MDEIRIGIAGLGRRSQHWIRTLLKIPGYRITALCDWIEPLHERALSLIDYRNDVVVFSDYEDFLAYEGMDAVGLVVRRKDQGAMAAQALEAGKHVNMEVPAAHTMEDCWRIVTAAERTGRVYQLAEQTRYWGFVDAWRDMVAEGRLGQVTYCEGQYIGYYGTRQFFQDYKTGEQYSVEELSAHPDAEPTWLHVMPPIHYLPHELSPMLKVLDDRVVEVTAMSTGSPSYSHPEIDQPDIQVALMKTEKDRLLRMATGFTQKIPSRRGHHWYQIIGTRGCVEWKRSEEGRPLMWLADSQMHDLAEVDWKFERTDAPLEAQGSGHGDADYYVHTAFWNAVVGNKPLEFDVYRAMETAAPAVLAAESIARGTELMKVPVFRPNEMRSSGQMPEGV